Proteins encoded together in one Bacillota bacterium window:
- a CDS encoding ATP-binding protein — MKGIRWKLLTWFTLVMVLVLLVTGLLVLRHLEALDTANLERDLTRRARVVAEVMGPLPQGPGEEGDALATRMSQILECRVTLIQAGGVVVGESLQPSATMKDHSGRPEVAKALAQGVGSDTRSSSTTGLDMMYVAVKVPGGVVRVSLSLKEVQSRLNAIGLALLAGGIACVLGVFALAPLVANRIIAPLKHLAWVAGRLATGEYGVTAEVNTDDELEGVAKALNTMARSVRSNVEALSRQGDRQRAILDHLADGVILFNQAGRIVQASDRACQLLGLSRVEGFGPEALGRTPEVLVFVRASLSRNEESSGVVTTVFPRDQVLQAHAAWVPDQGGKGLLITVQDITEVSRLNRLRQELVANLSHELKTPVGAVKALAECLEMGALEEPEEAREFVRRIVSESDRMSYMINEMLVLSEIEAGQDRVRQDDLDLWGLVCQAMKEMEPVARAKGIALESQGHPVPLRGDPEMLRRAVVNLLDNAIKFSPQGTRVRLRLGLEARRVLLEVEDQGAGMTADHLPRVFQRFYKAEPSRKTPGAGLGLAVVKHAVRAHGGDVFGRSELGKGSVFGFWLPLGPEGARPGAEE; from the coding sequence ATGAAGGGCATAAGGTGGAAGTTGCTGACCTGGTTCACCCTGGTTATGGTACTCGTCCTTCTCGTCACGGGCCTTCTGGTCCTGAGGCACCTGGAGGCACTGGACACCGCCAACCTTGAGCGTGACCTGACCCGGCGCGCCCGGGTAGTTGCGGAGGTCATGGGACCTTTGCCCCAGGGTCCCGGAGAAGAGGGTGACGCCCTGGCCACCCGGATGTCCCAGATCCTGGAATGCCGTGTCACCCTGATCCAGGCGGGCGGGGTGGTGGTAGGGGAGTCGCTGCAGCCATCTGCCACGATGAAAGACCACTCTGGCAGGCCTGAGGTGGCAAAGGCGCTGGCCCAGGGGGTTGGCAGCGATACTCGCTCCAGCTCCACCACGGGACTGGACATGATGTACGTGGCGGTCAAGGTACCGGGAGGGGTAGTACGGGTTTCCCTCAGTCTCAAGGAGGTCCAGTCTCGCCTTAACGCCATTGGCTTGGCGCTGCTGGCCGGAGGCATAGCCTGTGTTCTAGGGGTTTTTGCCCTGGCTCCCCTGGTGGCCAACAGGATCATTGCCCCCTTGAAACACCTGGCGTGGGTCGCCGGGAGGCTGGCTACAGGGGAGTACGGTGTGACCGCCGAGGTTAACACTGATGACGAGCTGGAGGGTGTAGCCAAGGCCTTGAACACCATGGCTCGGTCCGTACGGTCCAACGTAGAGGCTCTATCCCGCCAGGGAGACCGGCAACGGGCCATACTGGATCACCTGGCAGACGGGGTCATCCTGTTTAACCAGGCAGGAAGGATCGTCCAGGCCAGTGACAGGGCCTGCCAGCTCCTTGGGCTCTCCCGGGTTGAAGGTTTCGGCCCAGAGGCATTGGGCAGGACCCCAGAGGTGCTGGTATTCGTTCGTGCCTCGCTATCCAGGAACGAGGAATCATCTGGCGTAGTCACCACCGTGTTTCCCAGGGACCAGGTGCTCCAGGCACATGCGGCATGGGTTCCAGACCAGGGCGGCAAGGGACTCCTCATTACGGTACAGGACATTACGGAGGTATCCAGGCTGAACCGGCTGAGGCAGGAGCTGGTGGCCAACCTGTCCCACGAGCTCAAGACTCCGGTGGGGGCTGTTAAGGCACTGGCGGAGTGCCTGGAAATGGGTGCCCTGGAGGAACCCGAGGAGGCCAGGGAGTTCGTCCGGAGGATCGTGAGCGAGTCAGACCGGATGTCCTACATGATCAATGAGATGCTTGTGCTCTCGGAGATCGAGGCAGGCCAGGACAGGGTGAGACAGGATGACCTGGACCTGTGGGGTCTCGTTTGCCAGGCCATGAAGGAGATGGAGCCCGTAGCCAGGGCCAAGGGGATTGCCCTGGAGAGCCAGGGGCATCCGGTGCCCCTCCGGGGGGATCCAGAGATGCTGAGAAGGGCAGTGGTCAATCTCCTGGACAACGCCATCAAGTTCTCCCCGCAGGGGACCCGGGTGAGGCTGAGACTGGGACTGGAGGCTAGAAGGGTCCTGCTCGAGGTGGAGGACCAGGGTGCGGGGATGACAGCTGACCACTTGCCCAGGGTGTTCCAGCGTTTCTACAAGGCGGAGCCCTCCCGGAAGACACCCGGGGCTGGTCTAGGCTTGGCCGTAGTGAAGCACGCGGTCAGGGCCCACGGGGGCGATGTCTTCGGCAGGTCAGAACTGGGGAAGGGATCCGTCTTCGGGTTCTGGCTTCCCTTGGGCCCTGAGGGGGCCCGGCCCGGTGCTGAGGAATGA